One part of the Deltaproteobacteria bacterium RIFCSPHIGHO2_02_FULL_44_16 genome encodes these proteins:
- a CDS encoding NAD-dependent dehydratase, producing the protein MRSKKVLVTGADGFIGSHLVETLVNEGYEVRAFVFYNSFNSWGWLDTFPASLLQNIEIVCGDIRDPHGVRKAVKDMDMVFHLAALVAIPFSYHSPDAYVDTNVKGTLNILQACVDMSVERVLITSTSEVYGTAKHVPIEETHPFQGQSPYSATKIGADRLAESFYRSFQLPVTIVRPFNTFGPRQSARAVIPTIVTQLMTNSDTINLGSLLPTRDYTFVKDTCNGFISIASTEKTIGEEINIAMQEERSIGDIAKMIFERMNVEAKIICDDARLRPEKSEVMRLYGSNQKLKQLTTWKPQYTFEQGLDETIAWFRENIHRYKPHLYNL; encoded by the coding sequence ATGCGTTCCAAAAAAGTTCTGGTGACAGGAGCCGATGGTTTTATCGGAAGCCATCTGGTGGAAACGCTTGTCAATGAAGGCTATGAAGTCCGTGCCTTTGTTTTTTATAATTCTTTTAATTCTTGGGGATGGCTTGATACGTTTCCCGCATCTCTGCTTCAAAATATTGAAATTGTGTGTGGAGATATTCGTGATCCCCATGGAGTAAGAAAAGCAGTAAAAGATATGGATATGGTCTTTCATCTTGCGGCGCTTGTTGCGATCCCTTTTTCGTATCATTCCCCTGATGCGTATGTAGATACGAATGTAAAAGGAACACTCAATATTTTACAAGCTTGCGTCGATATGAGTGTCGAGCGTGTCTTGATCACGTCGACATCAGAAGTGTACGGAACAGCGAAGCATGTCCCTATTGAAGAGACTCATCCTTTTCAAGGTCAGTCTCCGTATAGTGCGACGAAGATTGGGGCTGATCGACTTGCAGAATCTTTTTATCGGTCCTTTCAACTTCCTGTTACGATTGTTCGTCCTTTTAATACCTTTGGTCCGCGGCAATCGGCACGCGCTGTTATTCCCACGATTGTGACGCAATTAATGACGAACTCAGACACGATCAATCTTGGCTCATTGCTGCCCACGCGAGATTATACGTTTGTCAAAGATACCTGTAATGGTTTTATTTCCATTGCCAGTACTGAGAAAACTATTGGAGAGGAAATCAACATTGCCATGCAAGAGGAACGCTCCATTGGTGATATTGCGAAAATGATTTTCGAACGGATGAATGTCGAAGCAAAGATTATCTGCGACGATGCTCGACTGCGTCCGGAAAAAAGCGAAGTGATGCGTCTTTACGGAAGCAATCAAAAGTTAAAACAACTGACGACCTGGAAGCCGCAATATACGTTTGAACAAGGACTCGATGAAACTATCGCCTGGTTTCGAGAAAATATTCATCGTTATAAACCACATTTATATAATCTTTGA
- a CDS encoding imidazole glycerol phosphate synthase subunit HisF, with amino-acid sequence MPIVRIIPKLEIKGPNLVKGIHLEGLRVLGKPEHFARYYYEQGADELVYQDVVASLYGRNSLLEMIRKTSQEIFIPLTVGGGLRSLEDIREVLRAGADKVALNTAVLREPKLIQKASQMFGSSTILVSIEAIKKHDGSYEAYTDCGREETGINAIEWAKEVETLGAGEIMLTSIDGEGTGRGYDLELTKTIAQSVSIPVIACGGAGNFHHIRSVIKEGFADAVCLASMLHYNFIKHAQSHKENYSVEGNTKYLNASTPFTLVEETTLSEIKRHLEECGVHCRFQENSHF; translated from the coding sequence ATGCCAATTGTTCGTATCATTCCGAAACTTGAAATAAAGGGACCTAATTTAGTGAAAGGTATTCACCTCGAGGGGCTTCGTGTCCTGGGGAAACCGGAACATTTTGCTCGTTATTATTATGAACAAGGGGCAGATGAGCTTGTGTATCAAGATGTGGTTGCAAGTCTGTATGGACGAAACAGTTTGCTCGAAATGATCCGCAAAACCTCACAAGAAATTTTTATTCCCTTAACGGTTGGCGGTGGATTGAGGTCTCTTGAAGATATTCGCGAAGTATTGCGAGCTGGTGCAGATAAAGTCGCTTTGAATACCGCCGTGCTTCGAGAACCAAAGTTGATACAAAAAGCATCTCAAATGTTTGGATCATCCACTATTCTTGTTTCGATTGAAGCCATAAAAAAACACGATGGTTCCTATGAGGCGTATACAGATTGTGGCCGTGAAGAAACGGGTATCAATGCTATAGAGTGGGCAAAAGAAGTTGAAACATTAGGCGCAGGTGAAATTATGCTTACCTCAATTGATGGCGAAGGAACAGGGCGGGGTTATGATCTTGAGCTGACAAAAACAATTGCGCAAAGTGTTTCCATTCCGGTCATTGCTTGTGGTGGAGCGGGAAATTTTCATCATATTCGTTCTGTGATCAAAGAAGGTTTTGCCGATGCGGTGTGTCTTGCCTCGATGCTTCATTATAATTTCATCAAACATGCTCAGAGTCATAAAGAAAATTATTCAGTTGAGGGAAATACGAAATACTTAAATGCGAGTACGCCTTTTACATTAG
- a CDS encoding UDP-N-acetyl-D-glucosamine 2-epimerase, UDP-hydrolysing: MRKICVITGSRAEYGLLRWTMEEIKKDSNCTLQILATGTHFAKRFGETYHFIEEDGFFIDEKVPLPSEGDTIPETAETIGVAIPALTHALLRLSPDIVVLLGDRFEILAAAIAATLLKIPIAHIHGGESTLGAFDDVFRHAITKMSFFHFAAAEPYRQKIIQMGESPDRVFCFGAPMLDSLERLTFLSRGELQERLQCQLKSPIFLVTYHPVTLEHERSLQKIKTLLTSLDQFPEASLIFTRPNADPDNKIIYEMLDAYVEKEKERAFVFTSLGTLLYLSLMQHADVVIGNSSSGIIEAPALKKASVNIGDRQKGRLMSDSIVQAVDERESICEAIKKALSPDFQKKLVKIQNPYGEKGEVAKNMVNILRTVSLSEDMLKKPFYSGNFQPNANCSYHSET; encoded by the coding sequence ATGAGAAAAATTTGTGTTATCACAGGATCGCGTGCTGAATATGGACTTCTTCGTTGGACCATGGAAGAAATCAAAAAAGATTCGAACTGTACACTTCAGATTCTTGCCACGGGGACGCATTTTGCAAAGCGTTTTGGTGAGACGTATCATTTTATTGAAGAAGACGGTTTTTTTATCGATGAAAAAGTTCCACTTCCGAGTGAAGGTGATACGATTCCTGAAACTGCTGAGACTATCGGTGTTGCTATCCCCGCTCTTACGCACGCTCTTTTACGTCTTTCGCCAGACATTGTGGTGCTTTTGGGAGATCGTTTTGAGATTCTCGCAGCCGCAATTGCAGCGACTCTCCTCAAAATTCCGATTGCCCATATTCATGGGGGAGAATCTACGCTTGGTGCTTTTGATGATGTTTTTCGTCATGCCATTACAAAAATGTCGTTCTTTCATTTTGCAGCGGCTGAACCGTATCGACAGAAAATTATTCAGATGGGAGAAAGTCCTGATCGTGTTTTTTGTTTTGGCGCCCCCATGCTTGATAGTTTAGAACGCCTCACTTTTCTTTCTCGAGGAGAACTTCAAGAACGATTGCAATGTCAACTCAAGTCTCCAATTTTTTTAGTAACGTATCACCCCGTCACTCTCGAACATGAACGCTCTCTCCAAAAAATAAAAACTCTCTTAACATCGTTAGATCAATTTCCAGAAGCGAGTCTTATTTTTACACGTCCGAATGCTGATCCCGACAACAAAATTATTTATGAGATGTTGGATGCTTATGTTGAAAAAGAAAAAGAACGCGCCTTCGTTTTTACATCGCTGGGAACTCTTCTCTATTTAAGTCTTATGCAGCATGCTGACGTCGTCATTGGAAACTCTTCGAGTGGAATTATCGAAGCTCCAGCGTTGAAGAAGGCTTCAGTCAATATTGGAGATCGACAAAAAGGGCGTTTGATGTCTGATTCGATTGTGCAAGCAGTGGATGAACGAGAATCTATTTGTGAAGCGATCAAGAAAGCTCTCTCTCCGGATTTTCAAAAGAAACTTGTGAAAATTCAAAACCCTTATGGAGAGAAGGGTGAGGTTGCAAAAAATATGGTGAATATTTTGAGAACTGTTTCTCTTTCTGAAGACATGCTCAAGAAACCTTTTTATTCAGGAAATTTTCAACCAAATGCCAATTGTTCGTATCATTCCGAAACTTGA